TCTGGCAGCCTCCGCATGGGGCCAGGCGGTTCCCAGTCCGTCTATGCATGATCCCGATAGTCCGGTGAATTGCGTCGTCAAGATCGCCTGCGACCCGGCGCTTCTGCCCCTCAACCCGCAATCTGTCGGGGCACTGCTGGAGAGCAGGTTCGTCGCCGGCGAGGCGCTCAAGCAGACTCTTCCGCCGGAGGCCTTCTTATCCTACACAGTCGAATTCAGACCGTTGCCGGGGGGAACGATCGCAGCCCCCGTCGGGGTGACGCCGGGCATGCCGATGATGGATGACCCCCTGCCGCAGCCCGGTGGGGTCTTCTTGCCCGCTCCCCCAGGCAGAGATGGCATGGGTGGCTACGGCGACGAGGGTGGCGGCGGCGAGCGGGCCGGTAGTAGGAGCGGTGGTCCCAGCGGTTCCAACGCCCCGGCCCACGGTGGTAGATATGGCGGCTATGGCGGCGGTGGCAGGACAGGCCCAGCCGGCGGTCCGTGGGCGGGACCGGAGAAGCCTGACGCACCTTCGGGCGGGACGCCGATGCCGGCAGGAGCGGTTCCGGATCGTTCCGTTGCACCGGGAGGACCCCGACCAGGTGGCCGGCCCGTGATGGTCGACATCCCGGAACCCGGCCCCGGGGAGGGCAGCATCATTGGGCAGATCGAGGTACAAATTGACGGCGCGGAACCCCACCATAACGAGGCGTTTCTGCGAGCGATCTGCGAGCGGCTGCAACAGGCGCTGTACGGCTTGTGGGAGAGCGAGATGAGTTCGATCGGCCGGCAGCTCGAGATGAGTCGGGATGAACTGCTGCGAGCTGAAAAGAAGCTGCGAGAACTGCAGGAACGGCGGCGAGACCTGCTTGGGGCCGGACAGGTCGACCTGACACCCGAAGCGGTGATGGATCAGATTCGTCAGCTCGACCGCGAACGCCAGCGAATGGAAATGGATCTGCTCGGACAGCAGGCTCGCCTCAAGGCCGTCCAGCAGCAGATCCAGGCAACCAGTGAGCGGAGCCTGGCGAGCCCGGGCGGCGATGAAATGATCAAGCCGCTCCAAGCCAAGCTCGAGGTGTTGAGGAACGAACTGAAACGAGTGGAGGAGATGAATCAGCGGGGCATGGTTCCCGGAGGGGACGTCGAGAAGGCCCGTGTGGCCGTGTTGGAGGCGGAAGTCCAACTGGTTGAGGCCCGGCGCAAGGCGGCCGAAGTCGGCGGGGTCGAGGTCCTCGGCAAGCTCAACACGGAACTGGCGATGTTGTCTGTGAACGTCGCAGAAACCGAGGCTCGTCTCACGTCCCTCCGCGAACAGATCGAGAAGGCCAGGCAGCTTGTGGGCGTAGTGGACGAATATGAAATGAGAGTCCTGATGGAGATGCCCCACGCCAGGCGGGCCTACGAGTCGAGCAAACTCCGTGTCGAAGAACTGGAGCAGCGAATCCGCACGGCCGTGGCCCCCACGGTGACGGTCATCGGTGGTGCAACCTCGAAGCCGGCGAAGTGAGGAGTGGTCAGTCCTCAGTCTTCAGTTGTCAGCCGATGGTAGAGCATCGAGCCCGCCCCGCCCTGGTCCGCTGTGGCGACCGCAGGCAGGGTCCCCTCTGCGACCGAAACCCGCCAATGACTCCGCGCCGATCGGCAGGTCTCCGCCGCCTTCAGCGGCTACGACCGTGCTCTACCTGCTGAGAGGTTCATCGATAATCGGCAAGCCAGATCATCCGATCAGCAAGCTGTTCACCTTGGAGTGTTCCCACGAGCCGAAGGGTGCGCCTCCATAACTGCGAAAACGGGAGCCGCTCGCTGACAATAAGTCGCGAGAAGTGCCTGTCCTCTTCGATCGCCCTCCGCGCCAAAGGCACGAAGTCGCGGATGTTGAATGTCAGCAGGGCCTGTCCGTTAGCTGCACAATACTCAAAATGATCGGCATCGGGTATCGACAGACGTCCGAGCTCGACGGCGCTTACTGCATCGTAGCCGCGTTCACGCAATACCGCACCGAGCAAGGGACGAACATCCTCGTCCAGCCAAATCCGGATGAGGCTCATCACATTTCCTCTCGCCAACACGCCTCGGTGTTATCCTCCATCTCGGCTTCCAGTTCAGCCTGGTGATCGTAGTAGTAGCTCAACGCGTCGTACACAGCGGGCAGGGAGAGTTGTGGGAACTCCCTAAGGCGGACCGCCTTTTTGCGGGCCGCAACCCAAGCGTACTGCGATCCAGAAACATGCGCGCAAAATGCGCACCAGTCGCGGCGGAAGGGACTAACCAGTTCCTCTGGTGACATACCCTGTTTCAGTACGTACTGGACCAGGGACCGGACCGGGAATTTCGTTCCAGCGACCACGGGCGAACCGCCCGCCATATCTGGACGTCGGGAGGCGTACGGATGGTCAACTCGGTGTGTAGGCGAACCCATACTCACGTGCCTCCAACAGGCCCCAATGGTCCGGTGCTGCATAATAGCATGTGTGAAGCACCTTTGCCGTGGTCAGGGGTTGACCGGTTCGGGCTCTTGCCCGACTTGGCTCGCCGGGATAGGTTGGCCGGTACGGAGAGCGGTGGCTGGCCGTGATTGGCCAGCAGTGGCTGGGGCCGGTCCAGGAACAGGGTTGATCACCCTTTAAGGCGAGGTGAAGCCATGGCAACGATCAGCGGATTGCTCCCTGAGGTGCAGGCCTTTCTGTTGCAGGATCCGATTCCGATGTTCGTCGGCGGGCGGTGGATTGAGGCAGCCGACGGCGGCGTCCTGCAGACAATCGATCCCGGCGACGGCTCACCCTTGGCAACTGTGGCCGAGGGCAAGGCGGCCGACGTCGACAAGGCTGTCCAGGCGGCTCGCGAGGCGTTCCGCAAGAGCGGTTGGGCCACGATGCCGGCCAACGAGCGGGCCGTGTTTCTGCATCGACTGGCCGACCTGGTAGACCAGAATCGGGCAACGCTCGCCCAACTTGAATCGCTTGATGTCGGCAAGCCCCTGTCGCAGGCGGCGGGTTTCGACGTGCCTAACGTTGCTCAGACGCTTCGCTGGTACGCCGATCTGATGGTTCGCACGCGGCGAAGCGAGCTGATTGCCGTCTCCGGCTTTGAGGCCCGACAAGTGCGGTTTCCCTACGGTGTGGCGGCGTTTATCTTGCCGTGGAACTTTCCGCTGCTGCTGGTGGGGTGGAACCTTTCGCCAGCGCTGGCGGCGGGCAACACAGCGGTGATCAAGCCGGCCGAGGACACACCGCTGAGCACGTTGTACTTCTGCAAGCTCGTCGAGCAGGCGGGTATCCCCGCGGGGGTCGTGAACGTGGTTCCGGGCTACGGCCACACGGCCGGCAAAGCCCTGGCCGAGCACCCGGGTATCAACCGCATGGGCTTCACGGGCTCGCCCGAGGTGGGCCGCCTGATCGCCTCCGCTTGCGGCAACAACCTCGTTCCCGTCAAGCTTGAACTGGGTGGGAAGGGGGCTGCCGTGGTGTTTGACGATGTGGATCCGGCTGTTGTCGCTCAGAAACTGGTCGCGGCCGTGACCCTCAACACCGGCCAGGTCTGCTGCACCGCCACACGGTGGCTGATCCACGAGAAGATCTGGAACCCGTTCGTGAAGATCGCTCGCGAGGCCATGCAGCAGATCAAGATCGGCCACGGCCTGGCTCCGTCAACCCAGATGGGCCCGGCGGTCAGCGAGAAGCAGCGGCAACGGATTCTCGGATACCTCGAAAAGGGCAAGGCCCAAGGAGCGGAGTTCGTTCTCTCTGGCGGACCAGCGACGGTTACCGAGCACCCTGAGGGCTTCTATGTCAAGCCATGCATGCTCACCGGTGATCCAGATAACGTCTGTGCTCGCGAAGAGATCTTCGGCCCCGTTTCGTTCCTGATGAAGTTCAGCGAAGAGGAGGAGGCCGTCGAGCTGGTCAATCGGTCCAATTATGGTCTGGCCAACAGCGTCTGGTCCGCTGACCTGAAGCGGGCCAATCGCGTGGCCGAGGCCTTGGTCGCGGGCAACAGTTGGATCAATGGTCACAATCTGTTTCCGCACGGCGTGCCCTATGCAGGCTGCAACCTCTCCGGTTGTGGCGGGGGCGTGCTGGGACCCGAGACCCTGTTCGATTATCTGCGGCCGCAGTCGGTGGTGCGGGCGCTGTCGTAGGGCACGGTCGTGGCGGCCGAAGGCCGCAAGACCTGCCGCTATTAGGGGAAGCGGTCAGCGGTCGGCTTTCAGCAAGAAGAATCGGCAGGTCTCAGGGCTTTCGCCCCTTCGACCTGCCCCACCCGGCTGCGATATGGACAAGACACCCCCATCGCGCTACCAGCGATTCCTCCGATGGGCGGCTGCGCGCAGACTGGTCATCCCGCGCGATACGCGTGTTGATCCCTCGCTTTTGTCAGAGGAGCGGTTTCCCGTTTCCTGTCCAAAGTGCGAATACCTTCTGCGTGGTCTTCCAGACGGCCGATGTCCCGAGTGCGGGCGTGAATTCGATCACGGCAAGCTGCTGGTGGAGCAGTACGTCGGGGAAGCCGGTAAACGATCGCACCCCGTAACGTCCAAGTGGACCTTTCGCATGTGGCTTGCAGGAGCACTCCTGTTAGTCTGCGGTGGCATGTTGCCCAGCTTGATGCAGTGGGTTGAGCAGCGGGCTGCCGGCCTCAGACAGACACCCGGTTCCGACAGACTGCTGCGAGCATGTGTCTTCACGATGATTGGAGCACAGCTTGTGGGGCTCAGCTTGTTGGCGGTCGCCTTCGTGCTCGATCTTCGTCTGGCAATAGTATCGCGGCGCAAGCGAAGACAGATTCTCGACGCCATCGATCGGAATCAGCCTGGATTCGTGGAGGCGCAGCGCGCAATCTGGGTGACGCCGGCTCTGCTGCTCGGATTGGGCGCCGCTTTCGGCACGTGGTACCTGTTGTTGCCCGTCTTCGGACAGTCGGGCACCGCGATGCATCCTCTGCACCTGGTTCTGTCGATTGTTATCGGTTGCGGCACTACAATTGGGATTGTCCTGGCTGCCGGATGCGTTCGCGGCCGCAAGTAGTACGGCAGGTCTCAGGGCTTTCGCCCCTTCGACCTGCCCTACCCGACTCTTCGATCTGCCCCACCCGGCCGGGATCTCTGATCCCGATGGAGGGATTCGATGGACGTTCATGATGCGATTCGACGGCGAAGAAGCGTGCGGGCCTATTTGCCCAAGCCGATTCCCGACGACGTGATGGAGCGGCTGAAGCAGGCGATCCGTTTCGCCCCCTCGGCGTGCAACTACCAGCCGTGGCATTTCATCATCGTCAAGGACGCCCATCTGCGGGAGGAGATCGTTCGCCAGTCGCACAAGCAGAAATGGATGCTCGATGCCCCTGTTTTCGTTGTTGCTTGCGGCTTCCCGCTTCAGGCCTACAAGGCCATGGGCGGCTACGGCAACAGCGCCGACGTGGACGTGGCTATCGCCCTGGATCACCTGACGCTCGCGGCCGTGAGCGAGGGGCTGGGTACCTGTTGGATCGGGGCGTTTGACGAGGCCAGCGTCAAGAAGCTGCTGGATATACCTGCGCAGGCCAAGGTGGTGGCGATGATCACGTTGGGCTACCCGGCGTCGCCGAATCTCAATTACCCGCTGGACGAATCCTGCCGCAAGCCGGTGTCAGAGATCTTCAGTCTGGATCGGTACCCGGCCGGAAGCCGGACGTTCTGAGAACGAGCTGGAACTGGGGCACGGCGCATTGGGGATTGCAGATTGAGAATGGCACAAGGCCAGCGGCCTCGGCCGAAACAGAGGCGGTTCCTGCCACGAAGAACAGTGCGTCCCCAACGCCCGCCCACGGCCAAGCGCGAGGCCGATCTCCCGCTTATGATTCGCCCTCCGTCGATTTCACCGATCCGAGATGTCTGAGCATCGTCCGGATGTCGGTGACGCCTTTGATAGCCACGTAGACGGTGACGGTGGAATACCAGGTGACGACGGCCGCGGTCAGCAGCCACCAGAACCAGTGTTCTCTCATGACGATTTACTCCCCGGCCCCCGACGTAACCGTGCCTCGGGGCTTCAGCAGCGAACCGATGATCATTGCCGCCCCCGCAGTCGCGTACGTCATCGCGCCCAGCACATATTGCCACTCGTCGCAAAACGGCTTGTACCGGTCCGTTTGTTGGAGGACCAGCAATGTGATGGGCACGATGGCCCCTACGACAATGGCCGCCATGGCTCCCCAACTGTTGGCCCGCTTCCAATAGCAGCACGCAATCAGCAGGACGGACATACTGGACAGGTAGATACTCCCCGTGACCGTCAGGTAAGTCCACACGTCTCCCTTGAGGTCGTAATAGAGTCCGAAGAAGAACAGAAACACGCCGATGGAGGCGATGATTGCACGATTAATGAGAATACCTTTCCGCTCCGTCCAGTTGCGGCGGAAGGGAGCCAGAATATCGTTGTAGATCACGCCGCCCCACGTCAGCATGTAGGCCGAGTCGGTGGACATGTCCGCGGCGAGCATGGCGGCTACCAAAAGGCCCATGAGTCCCCATGGCACGGCAGTGCTGAGATATCGCGGCATGGCCAGAAGAGATCGGCGAACCTGGTCGACTTCGGGAAAGATCCCCGCCAACTGGTCCGGGGCCATGATGGAGAGGGCGGCGATTCCCCAGATCGCCGGGATGAGGAATCGACAGACGAAGAAAAAGCTCGTGTGGGTGTAGATGCGGCGGCCGGTACGGGTGTCCTTCGCGGCCAGGAGTCGTTGGATGATGGTCTGCCAGGTCAGGACGGCGGCCAGGTTGACAACGCCGTTGTACACTACGTAGTCGATGCCCATCTTGGGGTGCACGAGCGGGTTGAAGCCGCCGGCACCGTAGTGCGTGTTGACCGTCTCAACCAGTTTGCTCCAGCCGACGTTGTGAAGGGTGAGCAGGGTGACGATCAGGAGGCCCGCGCTCATCACGATGAACTGTAGGAAGTCGGTAACCAGCACCGAGAGCATGCCTCCGAGTATCGTATAGATGGCAACGGCGGCCAGCAACATGCCCATCATCGGCACAAGGTGGCGTACTTCGAGCCCGCAGACCTGGACCAGGAAGTCGCCGCCCATTCGCAGGAACACGCCCATATTGAGCAAACCGCCCAGCACGATGACAACGCCGCTGAGCCAGCGGACGCGGGAGCCGTAGCGGTTCTGGAATAATTCCGGGATGGTGATCACGCCGGCGTCCCGCAGCGGCTTGATGCAGAAGCCGGTCAGGCCGACCAGCAGCATGGCCGCAGCGTACAGAATGCCCGGCGTTGCTCCGGCAAAGCCCGCCTCGTAGCCGAGCTGGGCGGTGTACATGCACGTCACGATGCCGAATTCGGTCGCGGCCAGCGAAGCGATGCCGAGATAGAGATTCATCTCTCGCCCGGCGACCAAAAAGTGTTCCACCTTGCCGACGTACCTGCGGACGGCGATGCCTGCCGCCATTGTCGCGAGCAGATACACGCCGACAATGCTTCCGTCAATCCAAGTGAAGTTGCTCATGCTCGTGCTCTTGAACCAGGGGTTCACAAACGGTCGGGCAGAATCATAGCAGAAAAACGGTTTGCCGCCATACCCCCGTGGTTCTCGGTCGCCGGCGGTCGCCGGTTCGCCGATCAGCCGGCGCGGGCCGGCCGAGGGCCGTGTTTTCTTGCCTTCCAGATATGCTTTCGGAGATCCGGCGGGCACGTCGGCAAGAGGTCGCGGCATCCGGATCGCCGGGTGAGTAGTCGTTGCGCGGATCCGAGCAGGGGCGGTTTGACGCGCCGGGGATCGGCTACCCGCAGCCGGACCGGGATCACTCGCGCATTAACTCATCGGCCAGCTCGTCGGCATCATAGATCTTGCGCAAGGCCTCGATGATCGCTCTCGTGTCCACGGCGATCGCCCGGCCCTGCCGGTCGTCGAAGGCGATGTCCCAGACCAGCGATTGCAGATTCCCGTCGAAGATAAGGCCGACGACCTCGCCCTTGGCGTTGACG
The nucleotide sequence above comes from Phycisphaerae bacterium. Encoded proteins:
- a CDS encoding DUF5615 family PIN-like protein, whose amino-acid sequence is MSLIRIWLDEDVRPLLGAVLRERGYDAVSAVELGRLSIPDADHFEYCAANGQALLTFNIRDFVPLARRAIEEDRHFSRLIVSERLPFSQLWRRTLRLVGTLQGEQLADRMIWLADYR
- a CDS encoding aldehyde dehydrogenase family protein, with product MATISGLLPEVQAFLLQDPIPMFVGGRWIEAADGGVLQTIDPGDGSPLATVAEGKAADVDKAVQAAREAFRKSGWATMPANERAVFLHRLADLVDQNRATLAQLESLDVGKPLSQAAGFDVPNVAQTLRWYADLMVRTRRSELIAVSGFEARQVRFPYGVAAFILPWNFPLLLVGWNLSPALAAGNTAVIKPAEDTPLSTLYFCKLVEQAGIPAGVVNVVPGYGHTAGKALAEHPGINRMGFTGSPEVGRLIASACGNNLVPVKLELGGKGAAVVFDDVDPAVVAQKLVAAVTLNTGQVCCTATRWLIHEKIWNPFVKIAREAMQQIKIGHGLAPSTQMGPAVSEKQRQRILGYLEKGKAQGAEFVLSGGPATVTEHPEGFYVKPCMLTGDPDNVCAREEIFGPVSFLMKFSEEEEAVELVNRSNYGLANSVWSADLKRANRVAEALVAGNSWINGHNLFPHGVPYAGCNLSGCGGGVLGPETLFDYLRPQSVVRALS
- a CDS encoding nitroreductase family protein, with product MDVHDAIRRRRSVRAYLPKPIPDDVMERLKQAIRFAPSACNYQPWHFIIVKDAHLREEIVRQSHKQKWMLDAPVFVVACGFPLQAYKAMGGYGNSADVDVAIALDHLTLAAVSEGLGTCWIGAFDEASVKKLLDIPAQAKVVAMITLGYPASPNLNYPLDESCRKPVSEIFSLDRYPAGSRTF
- a CDS encoding sodium:solute symporter family protein, yielding MSNFTWIDGSIVGVYLLATMAAGIAVRRYVGKVEHFLVAGREMNLYLGIASLAATEFGIVTCMYTAQLGYEAGFAGATPGILYAAAMLLVGLTGFCIKPLRDAGVITIPELFQNRYGSRVRWLSGVVIVLGGLLNMGVFLRMGGDFLVQVCGLEVRHLVPMMGMLLAAVAIYTILGGMLSVLVTDFLQFIVMSAGLLIVTLLTLHNVGWSKLVETVNTHYGAGGFNPLVHPKMGIDYVVYNGVVNLAAVLTWQTIIQRLLAAKDTRTGRRIYTHTSFFFVCRFLIPAIWGIAALSIMAPDQLAGIFPEVDQVRRSLLAMPRYLSTAVPWGLMGLLVAAMLAADMSTDSAYMLTWGGVIYNDILAPFRRNWTERKGILINRAIIASIGVFLFFFGLYYDLKGDVWTYLTVTGSIYLSSMSVLLIACCYWKRANSWGAMAAIVVGAIVPITLLVLQQTDRYKPFCDEWQYVLGAMTYATAGAAMIIGSLLKPRGTVTSGAGE